In a single window of the Paramisgurnus dabryanus chromosome 23, PD_genome_1.1, whole genome shotgun sequence genome:
- the znf469 gene encoding uncharacterized protein znf469 encodes MTEETKQALAAKELDNESKQQAKTAVEHKSLKESPEHFQNVSLEPQAVNSLAKFAEKERDNTQQREAVIRPQQAGKIDFKSLQNHSFNSNRTWPSGKDSPQSPSGKSRNRDKSRKSGKGERSNPQQLYRLSITNARPNPTIGIAYPQQKVSPPKKIESSRGPVSGSYRFHVPSIPEREAELQQEDLQFRCFQEGSPNLPSQSYTSQAVGSTTGGPTHQNPSSTPQQHQQKPTPIENSTQSGNESLFPDFLSETDTWQSPDRTFRNTNFGSTLQKPNNLMDLNKANGGFMPLPFHYGYPLLEESASDSFSCDQNTQPQDYTDVSLTPNQVSHSFSFKSSSEGLEVMQASTQFGNDPAEDRQLYTSHTKPPQYMQSTHGVSSSLPTNDEGSVSCNRQSDQTKSVPDKSDSFNLTDSRDTDLAVSGKIGCHHKNGTTSQRVLIQGSVHHIRNIAQGSSSQLHVISPPHNGVQIGSVPLDKSVSKHHSKVSQPWEGPNKSFPPPLIDPNSIPYPYHYQPSPEQRQSTGINGRMPWQQIHFTTALPNQNRIDLSRQMSNQQLTFLIGSSDWQDDSKPHKSSNQKGSNNIINKTTNEGFSNQRQDSVKQSCNTIPPSHFTNKIETNQGQVGDAKNKSLYFGINHSIPVTSRICSYPPLHVPPVGLRMVSPYDSPSHSPTQNPTSSSTCSSLSPTSTNSVSSNPEDNQKVLSPQFYHQQHDKALISSSNLNTSQHHYHSEASTGLHYKQERTKENIFIPNSRHSKVSMENGKGCLDTYRTDHHPPPPYSAHQLLNTSLATANLDQLDVLLTCKQCDQNFNNLASFLDHKQYCGQHAFAQNDLKDVQKVEDTKKFQTDHTKAISSGSSYAILRSSSDLHLSLLGLNKNGEIVPDHETKGDIKDDPMKLMLPSAPLPDLEMEDPKLDSLITEALNGLAYQSDNAEIDSSFIDAFADDDLTTTKCTSTRQTLTSKDSTVFDGRTNNELTSKGHDKYPFDSDLNSFATDSKQTNSLKEHQQESMQNKDCLKMETSPSQSQESNRQIEWETKKSEQNEQGNDYGSNYLLSSKFSARCGLKSLQSSAALVKTACPRSTSATKSPTALKPTATEGKRKRSSGGSWSKELIHKIVQQKNKLHKLHVKGTKNMQFSLVMERVTPAVQTPTFREYDYVSDSDEECEPVKIASQGRLSQSIRCKYTYTKECKGRIRADRSRENSWKQNKNECFEAKKALDTSPLMQETPGHHRLRRRSSRSSTSSELSTSISICSDSMSSPKSTDHTDSDSEKRMEVQRKDQNCLQHNGYEESPPRIRKESSTSLALTFTKNTKRYSTDKILLTEHKDSFTTSKCSSIICKTEETASEHTLTKSTVSLARFKTTTVEIEEKGDHYGFETGILSTTEEPFQKDYPKNITSPRGSSVTLNPIETTNNTESSHVFKLKKDVATSKDKSHKKKTNCSESSGAIFDKTSNDNSSSEEAKRSSDDPFSEPSTLCSSLVDNICLSPSKIHDDSTQKDVHCLMPLDHEQSLMKSPLSFDTTSMFGDLSVGGFENNLYPDIQLAKESYSPSETTADKKELFESSFSPFLERRDWNLMVDVTPVLPEEISQYKDDSDSNENKTNFNHIPFSLPEKLIDYNQNINSSVSVDDLEIKRIVTELESQLQTAKLSSPPPLDSELPKQLTMSKFSPLRLDLESEDENSSLEMNCSSETLPTAATVDSHSALFPDPDLPWTSPIQFELMCGQQGLHTPTHSSAINTPIDSGHSDMDLKDNTELTDSNIENCTALHLEEKTENKFLDPSTSKSEEMLEDEMYTENLMKSLEVISDSLSSGFTSPHLSPNQECGVLLENEKQDIELSECTDESEKVETRNSEAELSKSLTFSGKLEESLTSDAAGSKSDNETKARLDESSNVTLHNEELVVNEQQLAKSSFESLQTKCFVGSSNEIDTEKSVAFIYKHNDCESSISQTEKAESESQIDVQEPIDFTQRLLPSSKLSTSQAIPEDENIMCFEVGQKYDAEESDLAQKPVSGGNEHTSDIIGDTTDNPTDLNIQLSLSSITSPCSEGHLSTHYQYSGFCEKNTKQMASPKHLSVVQDNHDCTSSVQSATSDIALFPVQSCEEIKQKNTEQSPLTMNQLPDFSSNSVQNSSETRGNTSLPGGLNDFSTVGPELNENRPTAEKKYSENMNIDRSVSVDTFDSPATGFMPHLGEITESKISSPGTLLAVDSISKHHLSDNSVPSEVLDGSQDKCALYSLKLSPLNYSETCFNNYNFTPECLNKGDDQSDIKSSSTDNFILSACALSLEKPLPSSPPYNPNEHEPNIQGHLIGLDIPDISINDNINHNDIKYSGITATCSSFIDEASQVDHAQHTNLHQNDMNGSHVPFERVDFIDMHLSLLKKADYEKLDSQVIPNDHDVSLRSTMLDKETKPTSTDLTCPPVQDKGQCLKQTETQTSPKKGSTQNAVQGKFQCEICEMFFRTLPGLKRHKAMKHVVKTEGASPTENINMSNDVFMPIYTHPMDKVQKESIDVMGPAALPNPNISEISVGQEQHVDTPLLFEGITSDVGMSNIPGNHDLNQATTVNEKATNSNTAKHNNMDISSEMFASKMVKQDTFSDEMLNILKTDILQAITPNFPSMVQQNCPTLLEKQSLKSSHRYQEVKVNEEKTDMKPVTTKQQKLYDDDDDVTTYPKNVHSEAIHYPSEDSVNIKCENTCSREDSHTLIDTSGLEPDLKALFDDESTFSQLFPRNDDRKRKKCARVYGKSNKKQKLSCLALDYHPTNVFTDKCEVSKEDKMGRIFSNDTNDHCEYETISIDDANMLEMCHKSSAQSSTESPRHSKDDLMDHQASYEENAEIREFLSETEEIITQPILPQDESQGTVIENTLSSVPQQDCKPEVSSSACPLQLVCAQENASHSPNIEIPNINDASASIQLPVPFFEPGREIPIVETIASAELIDPAQPEQKPIERKCRKRIEPGLKPKDKQYKCKVCFTWFLTLGELDFHKLSHNPSPPPTCYMCVQRKFSSREQLRDHLREKHAKNKAGVWTCGMCLKEISDVWMYNEHLREHATQFARRGQSQSSILDMPGCFMQENAVKNFISSIMQHRSSRLAKADNCKQPSKEEKRHSLDVNNQEPKNTEEFDSTALKNKLTIGVGGKHCALTTLEVLPKSETSSKNVDMHPNCKDPSRDCHHCGKQFPKPFKLQRHLVVHSLQKIFLCHKCPVSYQEVKELKDHLKNEHEDTDELDSKHTTLYTCELCADVMHVIKKSFICSTCNYTFSKKEQFDRHMEKHLAGGNKIFKFKGVVRPSKPFSSRDDKLDMPPSKKRKTTESNSDNVIVGTMTLNLNKSTDVQGTKSVLPIIDDTLQHSLDELSTETNTSVKIEDVADDFLEVARNITQCLVQKDSTEQTLSTAELKEEESTDSVQVCETSKVHTIDKGALTEICDVKIEDDCCAIPTTLLVSENHIIEKNIKHNKETVEKNSTVSLEKTTENTEINDPVSRQANIILPNQGIQGLSSCNDFDLSSVKQSSSETKQLKQDETIKESSYKRNENKQDVANEQQTIGLVKHMTVVRFEENLKQSLENNPKCLSTTDGALNNFRHTNIAQSSTTSEDKDSTKQQKRRKELKPSPTARENLGIDPRFKKKFRPNRCENIDGQRKTDLPNDYPVLTSVKDDTVSNKMISKNKMASSNLGLQLKKSSVDSFSPKKVEIVRHFNGDYKSKKNISGRPIHSPSSRMSTINNSANKSRPKPGVRSIETQSYRTAESQNNLLSQLFGQRLTSFKIPLRKDTSESIN; translated from the coding sequence ATGACTGAAGAGACTAAACAGGCCTTGGCTGCCAAAGAGCTGGATAATGAGTCCAAACAGCAAGCTAAGACTGCTGTGGAGCACAAAAGCTTAAAAGAGTCCCCCGAGCACTTTCAAAATGTGAGTCTGGAGCCACAGGCAGTGAACAGTCTTGCTAAGTTTGCAGAAAAAGAGAGGGACAACACGCAGCAACGCGAGGCTGTTATTCGGCCACAGCAGGCTGGGAAGATTGATTTTAAGTCACTGCAGAATCATTCGTTCAATAGCAACAGGACGTGGCCTAGCGGCAAGGACAGCCCTCAGTCTCCAAGTGGCAAAAGTCGAAATAGAGATAAGAGTAGAAAGTCGGGAAAAGGAGAGCGTAGCAACCCACAGCAGCTTTACAGACTGAGTATTACTAATGCACGGCCAAATCCCACAATCGGGATAGCCTATCCCCAACAGAAAGTCTCACCTCCGAAAAAGATTGAGTCCAGCAGGGGCCCTGTCTCAGGCAGCTACAGGTTTCATGTGCCAAGTATTCCCGAGCGAGAGGCAGAGCTGCAGCAGGAGGACCTACAGTTCAGATGTTTTCAGGAGGGGTCCCCCAACCTTCCTTCTCAAAGCTATACCTCACAGGCAGTTGGCTCCACCACAGGTGGACCTACTCACCAGAATCCATCATCCACCCCACAGCAACACCAACAGAAACCCACCCCAATCGAGAACAGCACACAATCTGGCAATGAAAGTTTATTTCCTGACTTTCTAAGCGAAACAGACACATGGCAATCTCCAGATAGGACTTTTAGGAACACTAATTTTGGATCAACTTTACAAAAGCCAAACAACCTAATGGACTTAAACAAGGCCAATGGTGGTTTTATGCCTTTGCCATTTCATTATGGATACCCATTGTTAGAAGAGTCAGCCTCAGATTCTTTTTCCTGTGATCAAAATACCCAGCCTCAGGACTACACTGATGTTTCTCTTACCCCTAACCAGGTTTCCCATTCTTTTTCCTTCAAGTCCTCTTCCGAGGGTCTGGAGGTCATGCAAGCTAGCACACAGTTTGGTAATGACCCAGCAGAGGACAGACAATTATACACATCACATACTAAACCACCCCAGTACATGCAGAGCACACATGGTGTGTCGTCTTCTCTCCCCACCAATGACGAGGGCTCAGTTTCATGTAATCGTCAATCAGATCAGACCAAGAGTGTTCCAGATAAATCAGATTCTTTTAATCTGACAGACAGTCGAGACACAGACCTTGCAGTAAGTGGTAAAATAGGCTGCCATCATAAAAATGGCACCACCAGCCAAAGAGTTCTTATTCAAGGTAGTGTTCATCACATTAGAAATATTGCACAAGGGTCTAGTTCCCAGTTACACGTCATCAGTCCTCCACATAATGGTGTTCAAATTGGTTCAGTGCCTCTTGACAAAAGTGTCAGTAAACACCACAGCAAGGTTTCTCAACCATGGGAGGGACCAAACAAATCCTTTCCACCACCACTCATAGACCCCAACTCCATACCTTACCCTTATCATTACCAACCTTCACCAGAACAAAGACAAAGCACTGGCATTAATGGCCGTATGCCATGGCAGCAAATACACTTTACAACTGCCTTGCCTAACCAAAACAGAATCGATCTTTCCAGGCAAATGAGCAATCAACAGCTCACATTTTTGATAGGCTCATCAGACTGGCAAGATGACAGTAAGCCACACAAAAGCAGCAACCAGAAAGGTTCTAACAACATTattaacaaaacaacaaatgagGGCTTCTCAAACCAAAGGCAAGACAGTGTCAAGCAAAGTTGCAACACAATTCCACCCAGTCATTTTACAAATAAGATTGAAACAAATCAAGGTCAGGTGGGCGATGCCAAAAATAAGTCATTATATTTTGGTATTAATCACTCAATACCTGTGACATCAAGAATCTGTAGCTACCCCCCATTACATGTACCACCAGTAGGGCTGAGGATGGTATCCCCATATGACTCCCCTTCACATTCTCCTACTCAAAATCCAACCTCTAGCAGTACATGTTCTTCACTCTCCCCAACTTCCACAAACTCTGTCAGCAGTAATCCTGAAGACAACCAAAAGGTTTTATCACCTCAGTTTTATCACCAGCAACATGATAAAGCACTGATATCATCCAGTAACCTGAACACCAGCCAGCATCATTACCATTCAGAAGCTTCTACAGGGCTGCACTACAAACAAGAAAGGACCAAAGAGAACATTTTCATACCAAATAGCCGACACTCAAAGGTCAGCATGGAAAATGGAAAGGGCTGTTTAGACACCTACAGAACAGACCATCATCCCCCACCTCCATACTCTGCTCACCAACTACTCAACACGTCATTAGCCACAGCAAATCTTGACCAACTGGATGTGCTTTTGACATGTAAGCAATGTGATCAGAATTTCAACAACCTTGCATCTTTTCTTGACCATAAGCAATACTGTGGACAGCATGCGTTTGCACAAAATGACTTAAAAGATGTGCAAAAAGTGGAGGACACAAAGAAATTTCAGACAGACCACACAAAAGCTATATCATCTGGATCTAGTTATGCAATTTTACGGAGTTCTTCAGATTTGCATCTGTCTCTGCTTGGACTGAACAAGAATGGGGAAATAGTGCCAGATCATGAAACAAAAGGAGATATAAAAGATGATCCAATGAAACTGATGCTACCATCTGCACCTCTGCCTGATTTAGAGATGGAAGATCCTAAACTGGATAGCCTTATAACAGAGGCTTTAAATGGGCTAGCTTATCAGTCAGACAATGCAGAGATTGATAGCAGCTTTATTGATGCATTTGCTGATGATGACCTCACCACTACCAAATGCACATCAACAAGACAGACTCTGACATCCAAAGACTCCACAGTGTTTGATGGGAGAACAAACAATGAATTAACATCCAAAGGTCATGACAAGTATCCATTTGATTCAGACTTAAACAGCTTTGCTACTGacagcaaacaaacaaatagtTTAAAAGAACACCAGCAAGAGTCAATGCAAAATAAGGACTGCCTTAAAATGGAAACTTCTCCATCCCAGTCACAAGAGTCCAACAGACAAATTGAGTGGGAAACAAAAAAGTCAGAACAAAATGAACAGGGGAATGACTACGGATCTAATTACCTTTTATCAAGCAAGTTCTCTGCAAGATGTGGGCTTAAAAGCTTGCAAAGCAGTGCAGCATTGGTTAAAACAGCATGTCCCAGATCCACATCTGCCACCAAAAGCCCAACAGCCCTCAAACCAACAGCAACTGAGGGAAAACGAAAAAGAAGTAGTGGTGGAAGCTGGAGCAAAGAACTTATTCACAAAATTGTTCAACAAAAGAACAAGTTGCACAAGCTCCATGTGAAGGGCACTAAAAACATGCAATTTTCACTTGTGATGGAAAGAGTGACTCCTGCAGTTCAGACCCCCACTTTCCGGGAGTATGACTATGTTTCAGACTCCGATGAGGAGTGTGAGCCTGTGAAGATTGCCAGTCAGGGGCGCCTTAGTCAGAGCATTCGATGCAAGTACACCTACACTAAAGAGTGCAAGGGAAGGATTCGTGCCGACAGGAGCCGGGAAAATTCatggaaacaaaacaaaaatgagtgTTTTGAAGCTAAGAAAGCTCTGGACACCTCTCCACTGATGCAAGAAACTCCTGGTCACCATAGGCTTCGAAGACGGAGCAGTAGGTCTTCTACAAGCAGTGAACTGAGCACATCTATAAGTATCTGCAGCGATAGCATGAGCAGCCCCAAAAGTACTGATCATACAGATTCAGACTCTGAGAAAAGAATGGAAGTACAGAGGAAAGATCAGAACTGTCTTCAGCACAATGGGTATGAGGAATCTCCACCAAGAATACGGAAAGAGTCTAGCACATCACTGGCTTTGACATTCACAAAAAATACCAAAAGGTACAGCACTGATAAAATATTACTCACTGAACACAAGGACAGTTTCACTacttcaaaatgttcaagcattaTCTGTAAGACTGAAGAGACTGCATCTGAACATACATTGACCAAAAGCACTGTCAGCCTCGCAAGATTCAAAACGACCACAGTGGAAATAGAGGAAAAAGGGGACCACTATGGATTTGAAACAGGAATTCTTTCCACCACAGAAGAGCCATTTCAAAAAGATTATCCAAAAAATATCACATCACCCAGAGGATCTAGTGTAACGCTGAATCCAATAGAAACCACCAACAACACAGAATCTAGCCATGTTTTCAAACTCAAAAAAGATGTTGCTACATCAAAGGATAAATCccacaaaaagaaaacaaactgTTCTGAATCCTCAGGAGCTATTTTTGACAAAACTAGCAATGACAACTCATCTAGTGAAGAAGCCAAGAGAAGCTCAGATGATCCATTCTCTGAACCCTCAACTCTTTGCAGTTCACTCGTTGACAACATCTGTTTATCACCTTCTAAAATCCATGATGATTCAACACAGAAGGATGTGCATTGTCTTATGCCTTTAGATCATGAACAAAGTCTTATGAAGTCACCACTTTCTTTTGACACAACATCCATGTTTGGGGACCTTTCAGTGGGAGGTTTTGAGAACAATCTTTATCCAGATATTCAGCTTGCCAAAGAAAGCTATAGTCCTTcagaaacaacagcagataagAAGGAACTGTTTGAATCATCATTCTCACCATTCTTGGAACGAAGGGACTGGAATCTGATGGTTGATGTTACTCCTGTGCTACCAGAGGAGATTTCTCAGTACAAAGATGACTCCGACTCAAACGAGAATAAGACCAATTTTAACCACATACCCTTTTCTTTGCCAGAGAAATTGATAGACTACAATCAAAACATCAACAGCAGTGTGTCGGTTGATGATCTGGAAATAAAAAGGATTGTTACAGAGCTTGAGAGTCAGCTCCAAACAGCCAAGCTGAGCAGCCCTCCACCATTAGACAGTGAGCTACCTAAACAGTTGACCATGAGCAAATTCTCTCCACTGAGACTCGACCTTGAAAGTGAAGATGAAAACAGCAGCTTGGAGATGAATTGTTCTTCAGAGACTTTACCAACTGCTGCAACTGTTGATTCTCATTCAGCACTATTCCCAGATCCAGATTTGCCGTGGACAAGCCCTATCCAGTTTGAATTAATGTGTGGACAGCAAGGCCTTCATACTCCAACTCATTCCTCTGCTATCAACACACCAATTGATTCAGGACACAGTGATATGGATTTAAAAGACAACACAGAGCTCACAGATTCAAACATAGAAAATTGTACAGCTCTTCATCTAGAGGAGAAAACTGAGAACAAGTTCTTGGACCCTTCCACAAGCAAGTCAGAAGAGATGCTAGAAGATGAAATGTACACAGAAAATCTGATGAAAAGCCTGGAAGTGATCTCAGATTCTTTATCCTCTGGATTTACATCACCTCATTTATCTCCAAATCAAGAGTGTGGGGTTCTATTGGAAAACGAAAAACAAGACATTGAACTTTCAGAATGCACTGATGAATCTGAAAAAGTGGAAACAAGGAACTCAGAAGCAGAGTTGTCAAAGTCCTTAACATTTTCAGGCAAACTAGAAGAGTCACTAACCAGTGATGCTGCTGGATCAAAATCAGACAATGAAACAAAAGCCAGACTTGATGAGAGTAGTAATGTCACTCTTCATAATGAAGAATTAGTAGTTAATGAACAACAGCTTGCTAAGAGCTCCTTTGAGAGTCTTCAAACTAAATGCTTTGTGGGCTCATCAAACGAAATTGACACTGAGAAGTCTGTAGCCTTCATTTATAAACACAACGATTGTGAGTCCTCTATCAGTCAAACTGAGAAAGCAGAGAGTGAATCACAGATTGATGTACAAGAGCCCATTGATTTTACACAAAGACTCCTCCCATCGTCCAAACTTTCAACATCCCAAGCCATACCAGAAGATGAAAACATTATGTGTTTCGAAGTAGGACAAAAATATGATGCTGAAGAGTCAGATCTAGCACAAAAACCTGTCTCTGGAGGGAATGAACATACATCTGACATAATAGGGGATACAACAGACAATCCCACTGATTTAAACATCCAGTTATCACTTTCAAGTATCACGTCTCCTTGCAGTGAAGGCCATTTGTCAACACATTACCAATACAGtggattttgtgaaaaaaatacaaaacagatGGCTTCTCCTAAACATCTTTCTGTGGTCCAAGATAATCATGACTGTACAAGCAGTGTGCAAAGTGCCACGTCTGATATCGCATTGTTTCCAGTGCAATCATGTGAAGAGATTAAACAAAAGAACACTGAACAGAGTCCTCTAACCATGAATCAGCTCCCAGACTTTTCTAGCAACTCTGTCCAAAACTCTTCTGAGACAAGAGGTAACACTTCACTTCCAGGTGGTTTGAATGATTTTAGCACAGTTGGCCCTGAACTAAATGAAAACAGACCAACAGCAGAAAAGAAATACTCAGAAAACATGAATATTGATAGGTCAGTATCAGTAGATACTTTTGATTCCCCAGCAACAGGGTTTATGCCCCATTTAGGAGAAATCACTGAAAGTAAAATATCTAGCCCTGGAACGCTGTTAGCTGTGGACAGCATCTCAAAACACCATTTAAGTGATAATTCTGTGCCTTCTGAGGTATTGGATGGATCTCAAGATAAGTGTGCATTGTATAGTCTGAAACTAAGTCCTCTGAATTACAGCGAAACATGTTTCAACAACTACAACTTCACCCCTGAATGTCTAAACAAAGGGGATGACCAATCAGATATAAAATCAAGCTCCACAGATAATTTCATTCTTAGTGCCTGTGCTCTCTCTCTTGAAAAACCATTGCCATCCAGCCCACCTTACAATCCAAATGAACACGAACCAAATATTCAAGGCCACCTGATTGGACTTGACATACCTGATATCTCTATTAATGACAATATCAATCACAATGACATTAAATATTCAGGTATTACAGCTACCTGCAGTAGCTTTATTGATGAAGCCAGTCAAGTTGACCATGCACAGCACACAAATCTTCATCAAAATGACATGAATGGTAGCCATGTTCCATTTGAAAGAGTTGATTTTATAGATATGCACCTCAGCCTTTTGAAGAAAGCAGATTATGAAAAGCTGGACAGTCAGGTGATCCCCAATGACCATGATGTATCATTGAGATCTACTATGCTGGATAAGGAGACAAAACCAACATCCACTGATCTTACATGTCCACCTGTTCAAGATAAAGGACAATGTTTAAAGCAAACCGAGACACAAACCTCACCTAAAAAGGGCAGTACACAGAATGCAGTTCAAGGAAAATTTCaatgtgaaatatgtgaaaTGTTCTTTCGTACGCTACCTGGACTTAAAAGACACAAAGCCATGAAGCATGTAGTGAAGACAGAAGGGGCTTCACCcactgaaaatataaatatgagCAATGATGTATTCATGCCTATATACACACACCCAATGGATAAGGTGCAAAAAGAGAGCATAGATGTAATGGGTCCAGCAGCTCTTCCGAATCCAAATATAAGTGAAATCTCAGTTGGACAAGAACAGCATGTAGATACACCTTTGTTGTTTGAAGGAATTACAAGTGATGTTGGTATGTCAAACATCCCAGGAAATCATGATCTAAATCAGGCAACCACTGTAAATGAAAAAGCAACTAATAGTAACACAGCTAAGCATAACAATATGGACATCAGCAGTGAAATGTTTGCTTCAAAAATGGTAAAGCAAGACACATTTTCAGATGAAATGCTTAATATACTTAAAACAGATATATTGCAGGCTATCACTCCAAATTTTCCCTCAATGGTGCAACAAAACTGTCCAACGCTACTTGAAAAGCAGAGCCTTAAAAGCAGTCACAGGTATCAGGAAGTCAAAGTGAACGAAGAAAAGACAGACATGAAACCTGTCACCACTAAACAGCAAAAGttatatgatgatgatgatgatgtgacAACATATCCTAAAAATGTTCACTCAGAAGCTATCCATTATCCATCTGAGGATTCAGTCAATATTAAGTGTGAGAACACCTGTTCTAGAGAGGACAGCCACACACTTATTGATACTTCTGGACTTGAACCTGATCTAAAGGCTTTATTTGATGATGAGAGCACTTTTTCTCAATTATTTCCTAGAAACGATGATAGGAAAAGGAAGAAATGTGCAAGAGTCTATGGCAAAAGTAACAAAAAGCAAAAACTGTCCTGTTTAGCTTTAGACTATCATCCCACTAATGTCTTTACTGATAAATGTGAGGTGTCTAAAGAGGACAAGATGGGCCGAATTTTTTCCAATGATACAAATGACCACTGTGAATACGAAACCATATCAATTGATGATGCCAACATGCTCGAGATGTGTCACAAAAGCTCAGCGCAAAGTTCAACAGAAAGTCCACGTCACTCAAAAGATGACCTAATGGATCATCAGGCTAGCTATGAGGAAAATGCAGAAATTAGAGAATTCCTAAGTGAGACTGAGGAGATAATTACACAACCCATACTGCCTCAGGATGAATCACAAGGTACAGTCATAGAGAACACACTGTCCTCTGTTCCTCAACAAGACTGTAAACCAGAAGTTTCTTCTTCGGCTTGCCCTCTCCAACTTGTCTGTGCCCAAGAAAATGCCTCTCACTCCCCAAACATCGAGATCCCGAACATCAATGATGCTTCAGCTTCAATTCAGCTTCCTGTACCATTTTTTGAGCCTGGAAGAGAAATACCAATAGTTGAGACTATTGCAAGTGCTGAGTTGATAGACCCTGCACAACCCGAGCAAAAGCCTATTGAGCGAAAGTGTAGGAAACGCATTGAACCTGGACTGAAACCCAAGGATAAGCAGTATAAATGCAAAGTCTGTTTCACATGGTTTCTCACCTTAGGTGAGCTGGATTTTCACAAGCTTTCTCACAATCCATCGCCTCCCCCGACGTGCTATATGTGCGTCCAGCGGAAATTTAGCTCCCGTGAACAACTTCGAGACCATCTCAGGGAGAAACACGCCAAGAACAAAGCAGGTGTTTGGACTTGTGGCATGTGCTTGAAAGAAATCTCTGATGTCTGGATGTACAATGAACATCTGCGTGAGCATGCCACACAATTTGCACGAAGAGGGCAGTCACAGAGTTCCATCCTAGACATGCCTGGGTGTTTTATGCAGGAAAATGCAGTGAAGAATTTTATATCTTCAATAATGCAACATCGATCCAGCAGACTTGCAAAAGCAGACAACTGTAAACAACCATCTAAAGAGGAGAAAAGACATTCCTTGGATGTTAATAACCAAGAGCCAAAGAATACAGAGGAGTTTGACTCCACAGCTCTAAAGAATAAGTTAACTATTGGGGTAGGAGGTAAACACTGCGCACTGACAACACTCGAGGTTTTACCAAAATCAGAAACCTCTTCAAAAAATGTTGACATGCATCCTAATTGCAAAGACCCTTCAAGGGATTGTCACCACTGTGGCAAGCAGTTTCCAAAGCCTTTTAAGCTTCAGCGTCACTTGGTTGTTCACAGCTTGCAAAAGATTTTCCTATGTCACAAATGTCCAGTGTCTTACCAGGAGGTCAAAGAGCTTAAAGATCACCTGAAAAATGAGCACGAGGACACAGACGAGCTAGACTCAAAGCACACTACACTTTATACTTGTGAGCTTTGTGCTGATGTCATGCATGTTATCAAGAAGTCCTTTATATGCAGTACCTGCAACTACACCTTTTCCAAAAAGGAACAGTTTGATCGCCACATGGAGAAACACCTTGCTGGAGGGAACAAGATATTTAAATTCAAGGGAGTTGTAAGACCAAGCAAGCCTTTTAGTTCAAGAGATGATAAACTGGACATGCCACCAAGCAAGAAAAGAAAGACAACGGAAAGCAACTCAGACAATGTCATTGTTGGCACAATGACACTCAATTTAAACAAGAGTACTGACGTGCAAGGTACAAAATCAGTTTTACCCATCATAGATGACACTCTACAGCATAGTTTGGATGAGCTTTCTACCGAGACAAATACCAGTGTGAAAATCGAAGATGTTGCTGATGACTTCCTTGAGGTTGCCAGGAATATTACACAGTGTCTTGTGCAGAAAGATTCTACTGAACAGACTCTTTCCACAGCCGAGCTAAAGGAAGAGGAAAGTACTGACTCTGTTCAAGTGTGTGAGACTAGCAAGGTTCATACAATTGATAAAGGAGCTTTGACAGAGATCTGTGATGTTAAAATAGAAGATGACTGTTGTGCAATTCCAACAACATTGTTGGTTTCAGAGAATCACATAATTGAGAAAAATATCAAACACAACAAAGAGACAGTGGAGAAAAATTCAACAGTAAGCCTTGAAAAGACAACTGAAAATACGGAAATAAATGATCCAGTCTCCAGGCAAGCGAACATAATCCTGCCAAATCAAGGCATACAAGGACTCTCATCTTGCAATGACTTTGACCTCTCATCTGTGAAGCAGTCTTCAAGTGAGACAAAGCAATTAAAGCAAGATGAAACAATCAAAGAGTCATCCTATAAGAGAAATGAGAACAAACAAGATGTTGCCAATGAACAGCAAACTATCGGTCTGGTTAAGCACATGACTGTAGTCAGGTTTGAGGAAAATCTGAAACAAAGTCTTGAAAATAATCCAAAGTGCCTTAGTACCACTGACGGTGCACTCAATAATTTTCGTCACACCAACATCGCTCAAAGCTCAACTACGAGTGAAGACAAGGACTCGACCAAACAACAGAAGAGGAGGAAAGAATTAAAGCCATCCCCAACTGCAAGGGAAAATCTTGGCATTGACCCGAGGTTCAAAAAGAAGTTCAGACCCAACAGGTGTGAAAATATAGATGGACAAAGAAAAACAGATCTTCCCAATGACTATCCAGTGCTTACATCTGTAAAGGATGACACGGTCAgcaacaaaatgatctccaagAACAAAATGGCGTCTTCTAATCTTGGCCTTCAATTAAAGAAAAGTTCTGTAGACAGTTTTTCACCTAAAAAGGTGGAGATTGTACGTCACTTCAATGGGGATTACAAAAGCAAAAAGAACATTTCTGGGAGACCCATTCATAGCCCTTCTTCCAGGATGTCCACCATTAACAATTCAGCTAATAAATCACGGCCCAAACCAGGGGTCAGATCCATCGAGACTCAGTCGTATCGTACTGCAGAGTCCCAAAACAACCTCCTCAGTCAGCTGTTCGGCCAAAGACTGACTAGCTTTAAAATTCCTTTAAGGAAGGACACTTCTGAATCTATTAATTAA